The DNA sequence TGTTCTGTGTATGAATGCAGCCATGGAGGAATATAGCTTGCATACCCTCCCATTCAGTGGCTAAGAGAATGCTCCTTTGTTAACCGTATTGACTGCTCTGGTGTAACTGGGAGGATCAGGGGGAGGATTCTCCCCcaccttttttgttgttttctttcttcaggccttcttttcagcaaaaaccggaagtgacgttttttagggcttccagaggcctcagagggcctactggggggccagggaggctgctcttgtcctcagaaggcctaaaaatatCAATTCTGGTTGTTAGGTCTCTGGGCTGCATGGGGGGGCAGTATTTTGCAGTACTGgacccaggtggcacaggggccaggatcgcaattGGCTGACTAGCAatatctgcaatcctatacatactttccccactgaatacaattggacttactactaagtagatatgcctaggatttgTCCTTCTTCAAGCTAGGCTTGATTGAGTCAACATTCATCAAGTTTTTAATCCTCTCCCGAATACCAGGTGCCATCTTGGAACATGTGAAATAATAAAGTGGGCACATTCTAaaaccttcccttcccctttgtaATTAGCTGTTACATGTGGTGGGCTTGGAGGAATGACTTCCAAAAGCACTTAAGTCCTAGCACCTCTCATGTTAATAATTAGCACTGCAGTCCTCATCTCAGCCTTCTGCTACTTGACCATGAGCCAGGTATACAAGTAGATATTTACAGCTAGGAAAGTCACCTTTGTTTGTCCAAAttacatctgaggagactcatttgTAGGACAGTCTTTCTTTGTGCTAGAAAATCCCATAACCATGCAATGTATGAGAATTTTTTGTCAAGCAGACTATCACTATTGAAAGCAGAAGAGAGTCATACTGTTTTTGAGAGAGCGGTCTTATTTTATTACAAATTGTTTATATATTAGATAAAACTATTGACTACGCACCACTCACATTACTGAAggtacaatcctctgcatgcttaGTTGAAATTCAGATCTACTGACGTCAATTGAGCATAATGTGTCAGCATGCTAACTCACAGGTTAATATGTTTGGTATAAGAAGGGGTCACTCTGTATCAAAAGGCATTCACTGTTGCCATGGAAAAGTACCATTAACTGATTAATGGGGTGCACATATTCATGTGTGCTGGAATGAATATTCACTTTTCTTACCCCTATATAATCATCTAAGTCTAATTGTGTGCCTTTGTTTATGACCCTAAGCTGGTATGGAGATACCACTTCCATGTCATGTATTATAAAGTTATGGCTGTTGGGCATTTCCTGGCTATAATGAGTAAACTTATTTCACTTTTCAGTTCAGTCATTTTGGAAATGTCATTTTGCATATGACAAATGGTTCAGGTGCAAGAATGTGAGAAATGAAGGGTCTCCCAAATGCCTATGTCATGTAGAGGCCAGAATGTTGGgtgtgtatgtgcacatgtgtACACAGCAGGGTAGGAGAAAACTATGCTGTATGCAGTATGAATGCATGTTTGTAGAAAGAGACTGACCCACCCAAACTATGGTTACTGGGTTTGATAATTACTTTGCACCTTGATCTTCTAGCTGTGGATGTAAGGGTTGAATCAGGGTACATATTTCTCTGCATACAGTATATCAACACCTTTAGGTGTATCCCATTATGTTCCCCTCAAAACTCACCCTTCTGGAGAAGCCTTGACTACGATTTCTTAATTCTCACTCCCAACTTTAACTAAGCATAAATGTGTATTCATCCTTTGCTACTCTTGTCTCTCTGTTCCTTTCCTGCAGTTTGGTAGGTTAGGATGACACTTATTCTGTCCAAGTGGCCCCATGCAGTTATGGACATGGGCACTCATGACACGCACACAATTCAGCTCTCTCTTCTGAAATAATTTAATTGCATGGGGGTAGTTCAGATGAACCACTCTTCTACAGGTGCTGTTAAACCTAATTCAAGTTTAGCAGTGAGTATAAAGAGGTTGTTTGGATGAAATGCTGCCCCTCCTATGATTAAATAAATTAACCCAGACATGAGGAGAGGGGCTGTGATGTACACACACTGTGATTGTGGACAGTCATaattgcaggggggaggggctgattgAACAGGTATGTATCTTCCAATCCAGCCCATTATCAAAGTTGGAAGTTCTTTAGGGGCTGGGccctgacttttttttctttttgaaactcTAAGTACTATGAACATGTATGTGCTGTGTAAACTGGGACAGTAGTATGTAATATAATAGTAATGTATCTGCAATCAGTAACAGACTCAGCCCACCCAACGCCAGGAATAaagtccacgatggcaccccctaTGTGATGCTGCTCCCCCACACTCACCAAGCGCGATGGAGCCTTATACAACTCTAAGATTGATTGGGGAAGCGTTCTGAAGCTTCCCCGTAGTCTTAAACCGTActtcctgaaaactggaagtacagtttccaatcGTGTCAGGaacctcagtaaggcttccctcACAGTCCTAGCATTGCGTGGGCTCAGCGCCCGGAGCATTTGTCCTGTTCAGTCAGTGCTAGGTCCACCTAggtctgcaataaataaatacattctgaACAGAAACATATTTTGCTttaggtatttttttttctttttggggatTTGAATGTGGTATGCAAGTCTCTCTAAGGCTGTGTATTCATGTTTGATTTTGAACATGACAACATGTAACTCTGTATTATGTCTTAAATGTGGCATTTAAGTATTTCTGAATCTGACTTTTGCATTTGGCATTTGATTATTTTGTATATCCTCCTCTGACATGTGTAGCTATGCATGGATCCATGTTGGGGGTGTCCATTCATGTCTAAGCACTGGGTGAATTGTGTGTGTGCAGCTGCATCTTAAGAGTGCTCAATGTCCAGAGACTGTACAGTTGTGTATTTGGCTAGCGCCCTGCTAGAGTGTTCCACATTACAAAATTTCTACATGGAAGACAGGAAGACATTCCTGTTTAAGAACTAATGCACATCTGTGGTGTTATCTTAATTCTTACAAAGTAATACTTTCTCAGGGATTTGGTAATATGGGAATCTCTTCTATCTTTGCAGAATcaaatggggcatttggtgtcTGGAAAGTAAAACTGGCTAAACTAAATGTTTTCAGGGGACCAACAAATgtcacatttgtatcccaccttttcaCCAATTAGTTCTGGTTGCTTTATGGAGAGTTAATTTACTTTATCCTCATTCACGACAAGCCTGTGAAGTTCAGAGTGACGTGCCAAAGAACTTAAATGGGCTGGGATGGATTTGAATCCAACTCCCACCTACAAgacaagtgtttctcaatcagtggtacttgagctggtttctggtggtactcactGAACCCcttctgcccagcagcaagaccagtaacgtgacacaacaaacagtggtggaGACTTTGTTCAGTGGGCACAGCTCCAAAGCGtgctttccatgctcaaaaaaaccctcctgtccaccctgaacctcttactggtgtttgtcgcatcacatctggcctctcaatccagatgatgatgtcaccaccagttacttccatgGTACGtggaatagatggaccatgtgaagtggtatggtggaggacaaaccttgaaaaacactgagtctaatcctaggcatgtctactcagaagcaagttccattatagtctatggggcttagtCCAGggaactgtggttaggattgcagccttagagcccaatcctatgcatagctactcagatgtaagtcccgtTACCGTCAGTGCGGCTtcctcttgggtaagtgtggaaagggctGCGGCCTCAGAacccaggcctatgcatgtctactcagatgtaggtcccattatagtcaatggggcttactcccaggaaagtgtggctaggactgtagccttagacgCAGTGGCCCTAGAGAAGCCTGTGGGGGGAAAGCTGGAGGAGGAAAGTATCTGTGCAGCGCTATAGGGCTTTCCCAGCGGCTTCAGCCTGGCCGGTCTTCGCGCGGCCCGGGCTCTCCCCTTTCCCCCGCGGCTCTGCGTGCGTGTTTACTCCCTTCAGACTCCCCTCGCCGCCCTCCCAGCCCCGCCGCTCTGACGCGCGCGCCTTACAActccccctcccactcgctgtttaCGGGGCCACGAGCTGCCGGGCAATGAGCTCAGTTCCCCCTTCGCGTGCGCCGAGGTGGGCGGGGCGGCTTCTGCTCCCCAGCCAATAGCGGGGCGCTTCCGCCAGAGCCGCGCGGACGGCCTTTATAAAAGGCCCCGGGAAGCGCACGCTGCAGCTCAGATAAGTCAATCGGCGCCCGCGTTCCAGAGGCTGCCCGCCCGTCCCCTCGGCCGGTACGGTACCTGCTCCTTTTGCTTCTGGGGAGGGCTCAGAGCCGGCGCGTTCGTAGGTCGTGGGGGACAGACGCGGATCGTCCTCGCTAGCAGAGTATAGGCAGGGCGGGTGGTGGAGAAGACGCGGCCGTTCCGCCGGAAAGACGGGCTTTTCCCACTGCGATCTGGAAGCGGAgctggggagggaggcggaaGCGCGCTTGCCTCGCTCCGGGAGAAGAAGCTCGACCCGCGCCCCTaggcgagcaggcaggcaggccctcCCTGGGCGACCCGGACGGTCCGGCCCGGGCTCTGCACCTTTCCCAGCGCGCGGCTGATGTGCACGAAGATGGAGCAGCCTTTCTATCCTGACTCCTTTCTCTCCGGCTACGGGCAGGACTACAAGACTCTGAAGTCGGGGATGGCCCTGAACCTGTCGGCGGAGCCCTTCCGCGGCCTGAAGTCCCAGCTCCCCCATCACCTCCGCGGCCAGGACGAGGGCCCCGCCGGCTACTTCGCcagctccctgcagcagcagcagcccgaaGCTGGCAACTCGTCGCTCAAACTGGCCGCCCCGGAGCTGGAGCGCCTGATCGTGCAGAACAGCAACGGCGTGATCACCACCACTCCCACGCCGGCCGGCCAGTACTACTACCCGCGGGGGGCCACCGAGGAGCAGGAGGGCTTCGCCGACGGCTTCGTCAAGGCACTGGATGACCTGCACAAAATGAACCACATGCCGCCCCCCAACGTGTCCATCGgggcggtggcggcggcggcagtggCGGCGGCGTCCTCGGCCAGCAGCGGCTACGGCGCCTCCCTCCCGCAAGAGCCGCCTCCCGTCTACACCAACCTTACCAGCTACAACCCCGCCGGCTCCCTGAGCAGCTCGTCCAGCTTCCCCAGCGCCAACCTCAGCTACCTGCCGCAGCCGCACGCCCTGGCCCTGCCCCACCCGTCGCGCGGCTTCAAAGAGGAGCCGCAGACGGTGCCGGACGTGCAGAGCCCGCCCGTGTCGCCCATCAACATGGAAGACCAGGAGCGCATCAAGGTGGAGAGGAAGCGGCTGCGCAACCGCCTGGCGGCCACCAAATGCCGGAAGAGGAAGCTGGAGCGCATCGCCCGGCTGGAGGAGAAGGTGAAGACCTTGAAGAGCGAGAACGCGGGACTGTCCAACACGGCCAGCGCGCTGCGGGACCAGGTCGCGCAGCTCAAGCAGAAAGTCATGAACCACGTGAACAACGGCTGCCAGCTCCTGCTCACGCCCAAGATGCAGCAGGCCTTCTGAGCGCCCGCCGAGCCCTGCGCCGCAGAGACCTGGGGGAGAAGCGGACTCCTCGCACAAAGTTTACACGGGACCGGCCTGGCGCGCCTAGTTCCCCGCTCTTCTGAAGTCCTGTTTTCCAAGTCGCTGTGTCTGTGACTCTCGGTCTGGTGGATCCAGAACTTTGACCTGTGCTGAGTGtgtaagacttttttttaaaaaaagtgtgtgtgtgtgtgtgtgtgtgtgtgtgtgtgtgtgtgcgtgcgcgcgagTGTGTATTTAAAAACACAACCTTTTCTCTGCTGCGTCGCTGGATGGTGCAGCGGGACTGGAGGTACTCTGGACCGCGGAGCCCCAAGCTGGCCCTCCGATCTCTCTTCCTTGTGCCAGTGGAGGAGATGCCGTCTGCTTAATTTATAATTGGAACGAAAGGGACCAGGACAGAGATGGACAGGGGGAGAGATGTCATCTTGGCACCCCCTTCCTCCCAAGAGGCCGCTACACGGACAGAAGgctgaagggggggagagaagggggttgTTTACTACTTGTGctcttatttctttttttttttgagtcctcaaattcatttttttcaaagATTGTATTTGTGTTTTTGACATTTTATTGAAATTATTTAAGTAAACATGTTCTAACTACTTCATCTGTGTGCCTGCTTTTTTCAAAAGCCTCCCACCCTGGAGCACTTTAGTCCTGTCTCCCTAGCCTTTGGTGTGTCGAGGGCTGGGAGAGGTTAGTGCACTGTGACACCTTGGCAACAACCTAATGGTCCTCCTGCTGTGCCTTTCGacttcctgctccctctcccttcctgcgTGCGCCTGTGATGAGCTTTTTTCCTAGCCAAGTGATGAT is a window from the Tiliqua scincoides isolate rTilSci1 chromosome 2, rTilSci1.hap2, whole genome shotgun sequence genome containing:
- the JUNB gene encoding transcription factor JunB; the protein is MCTKMEQPFYPDSFLSGYGQDYKTLKSGMALNLSAEPFRGLKSQLPHHLRGQDEGPAGYFASSLQQQQPEAGNSSLKLAAPELERLIVQNSNGVITTTPTPAGQYYYPRGATEEQEGFADGFVKALDDLHKMNHMPPPNVSIGAVAAAAVAAASSASSGYGASLPQEPPPVYTNLTSYNPAGSLSSSSSFPSANLSYLPQPHALALPHPSRGFKEEPQTVPDVQSPPVSPINMEDQERIKVERKRLRNRLAATKCRKRKLERIARLEEKVKTLKSENAGLSNTASALRDQVAQLKQKVMNHVNNGCQLLLTPKMQQAF